A region from the Geobacillus vulcani PSS1 genome encodes:
- a CDS encoding DUF1360 domain-containing protein: protein MDDPFSFVLLCLASFRLTRLIVYDAITAWIRRPFHEWTEQELPDGSKQVFLSLKGSGVRRWIGELLSCYWCTGIWCAAFCYLGLVLWPAVFEPLIVLLAIAGGAAIIETIVSRANG, encoded by the coding sequence ATGGACGATCCGTTTTCATTTGTCCTTCTTTGTTTAGCCAGCTTTCGCCTGACACGGCTCATCGTATATGACGCGATCACCGCCTGGATTCGCCGTCCCTTTCACGAATGGACGGAGCAGGAGCTTCCGGACGGAAGCAAACAAGTGTTTCTTTCTCTAAAAGGGAGCGGTGTGCGGCGATGGATTGGTGAACTATTGAGCTGCTATTGGTGCACAGGGATCTGGTGCGCCGCGTTTTGTTACCTTGGTCTGGTGTTGTGGCCGGCCGTTTTCGAGCCGCTCATCGTCCTTTTGGCCATTGCCGGCGGGGCGGCGATCATTGAGACAATCGTCAGCAGAGCAAATGGGTGA
- a CDS encoding aminoglycoside phosphotransferase family protein, whose amino-acid sequence MASKRSRLLFDILSSYDLTGTEIDILKELKNDKVWLVRNKKTKEQYVLKRLNEDKTNFPILLHSKLYQEGFHVPKIVQTKTNQYYIHRKGHYYYLMDYIIPSGTTPSFQQRIEGLARFHAHSLFADWIGPRPSSFPEPKDVLSAHRQKAAQLGELATAFDHGDTLSHIMEQMARIANQSYAWLEKSNLPDFCRTAKERKAICHGDYNSNNLLLAENHEVMMIDFDRAYYGLPLDDFRFLLVSLMKNPKNDAVKRTKLLFDLYFSICPLYAPYKSVYVADAMFPHVFYSEAVGREKQKQALHSPSSLDLLTRLAEQETKKFAFLSDFLKSEG is encoded by the coding sequence TTGGCTTCGAAACGCTCTCGTCTGTTGTTTGACATTTTAAGCAGTTACGACCTGACCGGAACTGAAATCGACATCTTGAAGGAACTGAAAAACGACAAAGTATGGCTTGTGCGAAACAAAAAAACGAAGGAACAGTACGTGCTGAAACGGCTGAACGAAGACAAAACGAATTTTCCGATTTTGCTCCATTCAAAGCTGTACCAGGAAGGATTTCATGTCCCAAAAATCGTCCAAACGAAAACAAATCAATATTACATCCACCGAAAAGGCCATTACTACTATTTGATGGACTACATCATCCCAAGCGGAACGACGCCCTCTTTCCAACAACGGATCGAAGGGCTCGCCCGCTTTCACGCTCACAGTCTGTTTGCCGATTGGATCGGCCCCCGCCCTTCATCGTTTCCGGAGCCAAAAGACGTGCTGAGTGCACATCGGCAAAAAGCAGCACAGTTAGGGGAGCTGGCAACGGCCTTCGATCATGGTGACACTCTTTCTCATATAATGGAACAGATGGCCCGGATCGCTAATCAAAGTTATGCATGGCTTGAAAAAAGCAATCTACCTGATTTTTGCCGCACAGCGAAAGAACGAAAGGCCATTTGCCATGGGGATTACAACAGCAACAACCTTTTATTGGCGGAAAACCACGAAGTCATGATGATTGACTTTGACCGCGCCTACTATGGCCTCCCGCTTGATGATTTTCGCTTTCTGCTTGTTTCATTGATGAAAAACCCGAAAAACGACGCTGTAAAGCGAACGAAGCTGCTATTTGACCTTTATTTCTCCATTTGCCCGCTGTACGCTCCGTACAAGAGCGTCTATGTCGCTGATGCTATGTTTCCTCACGTGTTTTACAGCGAAGCGGTCGGCCGGGAAAAACAAAAGCAAGCGTTGCACAGCCCATCGTCCTTGGACTTGCTCACCCGCCTCGCCGAACAGGAAACAAAAAAATTCGCATTCTTGTCCGATTTTCTCAAAAGCGAGGGATAG
- a CDS encoding glycosyltransferase encodes MKQTIAHFLHEKMKINQRFIYNQMVHLKKYRPIMIGSFADDGSHPFPLINYYRLNDIDDFGRFAKEQNIVAIHAHHGKHAVEILPFCIAHRIPLVVSIRGRDGSAKHQSLRRNQKRYHLLKQHGALFLPVCRYLANELITLGFPPEKIQVLYGGIELDLFPYRERTIPENGDIIILSIGRLVEKKGFLTLVRAFQRVHAVHPRCRLRIIGSGKEEENIRRLVSKLKLDPFVDLLGAMDAASIAREMERAHLFCLASETASDGDIEGIPNVLKEAMASGLPVVSTNHAGIPELIEHKRTGYLAPERDDLELANGIRFFLEHPERIPSFTKKARKVIEQSFDITKQIKVQERLYDEFIKKTR; translated from the coding sequence ATGAAACAAACGATCGCCCACTTTCTTCATGAAAAAATGAAAATCAATCAACGTTTTATTTACAACCAAATGGTTCATTTAAAAAAATACCGCCCGATCATGATCGGGTCATTCGCCGATGACGGCAGCCATCCGTTTCCTCTCATTAACTATTATCGCCTCAACGACATCGACGATTTCGGCCGCTTCGCCAAAGAACAAAATATTGTCGCTATTCACGCTCACCATGGAAAGCATGCCGTCGAAATCCTCCCGTTTTGCATCGCCCACCGCATTCCGCTTGTCGTCAGCATCCGCGGCCGCGATGGATCGGCGAAGCATCAAAGTTTGCGGCGCAATCAAAAACGGTACCATTTGCTCAAACAGCATGGGGCCCTCTTTCTTCCTGTCTGCCGCTACCTTGCCAATGAACTGATCACGCTAGGCTTTCCGCCGGAAAAAATTCAAGTTCTCTACGGCGGCATCGAGCTCGATTTATTTCCGTACCGGGAACGGACGATTCCTGAAAACGGAGACATCATCATTCTCTCGATCGGCCGGCTCGTCGAGAAAAAAGGGTTTTTAACGCTCGTGCGCGCCTTTCAGCGCGTGCATGCAGTTCATCCGCGCTGCCGCCTCCGCATCATCGGCAGCGGCAAAGAGGAAGAAAACATCCGCCGGCTTGTCAGCAAGCTGAAGCTCGATCCGTTTGTCGACCTGCTGGGTGCCATGGATGCCGCTTCGATCGCCCGCGAAATGGAACGCGCCCATCTATTTTGCTTGGCGAGCGAGACCGCTTCAGACGGAGACATTGAAGGCATCCCCAATGTATTGAAAGAAGCGATGGCAAGCGGGCTGCCGGTCGTCTCAACAAATCACGCCGGCATCCCCGAATTGATCGAACACAAACGCACCGGCTATCTGGCACCAGAAAGAGACGACCTCGAGCTGGCGAACGGCATTCGCTTTTTTTTGGAACATCCGGAACGAATTCCATCCTTCACTAAAAAAGCGCGCAAAGTGATTGAACAGTCGTTTGATATCACGAAACAAATCAAGGTGCAGGAGCGGCTGTATGATGAATTCATCAAAAAAACCAGGTAA
- a CDS encoding UDP-glucose dehydrogenase family protein, which yields MNICIIGAGYVGLTTAAVLAELGHEVHCIDHDERKIRLLNNGEVPFYEPGLEELIAKNDNSLTFSGRWDDIKRAAVVVICVGTPPRPDGGTDLRYIEAVLDRLATMIESYKTIVTKSTVPPGTNEWMRAELIRKGVKPHLFRIVSNPEFLREGSAVYDMFHPDKIVVGLEPDDDQSLAVMQAVYTGIHAPYLTTSLTGAELIKYAANAFLATKISFINEMARICDAFAVDVNDIARGIGLDPRIGPHFLRAGLGYGGSCFPKDVKALEYAARSRQVETHLLKAVQTVNATQLDFCFQKLNEQLAPLTDKKIAVLGISFKPNTDDTRVSPAEALIRRLSENGCTVAAYDPKATLSEPLARVTQVQSVREAIQGADGLVIATDWDEFRTLDWGQVKAAMSGTLVFDGRNCLDRHAVEQGGLRYMGVGRP from the coding sequence ATGAACATCTGCATCATTGGCGCTGGCTACGTCGGACTAACCACCGCTGCCGTCCTTGCTGAACTTGGGCATGAAGTGCATTGCATCGATCATGATGAACGGAAAATCCGCCTGCTCAATAACGGGGAAGTTCCGTTTTATGAGCCAGGGCTTGAAGAATTGATTGCCAAAAATGATAATTCTTTGACGTTCAGCGGCCGCTGGGATGATATCAAACGGGCGGCCGTCGTTGTCATTTGTGTTGGCACCCCGCCGCGGCCCGATGGCGGCACCGACTTGCGCTATATCGAAGCGGTGCTCGACCGTTTGGCGACCATGATCGAATCGTACAAAACGATCGTCACGAAAAGTACTGTCCCTCCAGGAACAAATGAATGGATGCGCGCCGAGCTCATCCGCAAGGGAGTGAAACCGCATTTGTTCCGCATCGTATCCAACCCGGAGTTTTTGCGCGAAGGGTCGGCTGTTTACGATATGTTTCACCCAGACAAAATCGTCGTCGGACTCGAACCGGATGATGACCAATCGCTTGCCGTCATGCAGGCGGTGTATACCGGCATCCATGCCCCCTACCTCACAACGAGCCTGACTGGTGCGGAACTAATCAAATACGCCGCCAACGCGTTTTTGGCGACTAAAATTTCCTTTATTAATGAAATGGCGCGCATTTGTGACGCGTTTGCCGTCGATGTCAATGACATCGCCCGCGGGATCGGCCTCGACCCGCGCATCGGCCCGCACTTTTTGCGGGCCGGCCTCGGCTATGGTGGCTCCTGTTTTCCAAAGGACGTCAAGGCGCTCGAATATGCGGCGCGCTCGCGCCAAGTGGAGACGCATTTGCTGAAGGCGGTGCAGACCGTCAACGCCACCCAGCTTGACTTTTGCTTTCAAAAACTCAATGAACAGCTTGCCCCATTGACGGACAAAAAGATCGCCGTGCTTGGCATCTCCTTTAAGCCGAATACGGACGATACGCGTGTTTCCCCTGCTGAAGCACTCATCCGCCGATTGAGCGAAAACGGCTGCACGGTCGCCGCCTACGACCCGAAGGCCACGCTCTCGGAGCCGCTCGCCCGCGTCACACAAGTTCAGTCGGTGCGCGAAGCGATCCAAGGGGCGGATGGCTTGGTCATCGCCACCGATTGGGACGAATTCCGGACGCTTGACTGGGGGCAAGTGAAAGCGGCGATGAGTGGGACGCTCGTGTTTGACGGTCGAAACTGTTTGGACCGCCATGCAGTCGAACAAGGCGGTTTGCGCTACATGGGGGTGGGCCGTCCATGA
- a CDS encoding NAD-dependent epimerase/dehydratase family protein codes for MNILVTGAAGFIGSHLCEKLLENDEHRVIGVDGFLGPTPAPLKANNIAHLQSHPLFTFLELDLLTVDLPSLLQNVEAVYHLAGMPGVRTSWGTEFAAYAAHNISATQRLLEACKDRPLKRFIYASTSSVYGERSGPLSETLEPVPLSPYGITKLTGEHLCRVYFREFAVPVVMLRYFTVYGPRQRPDMSFHRFIRQLLAGQPLTVFGDGTQSRDFTYISDCVAGTIAALERDDVIGETINIGGKERASVNEVIRLLEKLTGKHANIQYTPAARGEPKQTWADLTKAERLLGYKPVVTLEDGLQKEIEYIRSLYEGEHS; via the coding sequence ATGAACATTCTCGTCACCGGTGCGGCTGGATTTATCGGCTCCCATTTATGCGAAAAACTGCTCGAAAACGACGAGCATCGTGTAATCGGCGTCGACGGGTTTCTCGGACCGACGCCGGCGCCGCTAAAAGCGAACAACATTGCCCATTTGCAGTCTCATCCACTGTTTACCTTCCTTGAGCTGGATTTGTTGACAGTTGATTTGCCGTCCTTGCTGCAAAACGTCGAAGCGGTCTACCACTTAGCCGGCATGCCCGGCGTGCGAACGAGCTGGGGGACGGAGTTTGCCGCCTATGCTGCCCACAACATTTCCGCCACCCAACGGCTGCTTGAGGCGTGCAAAGACCGGCCGCTCAAACGATTCATCTACGCTTCGACCTCCTCCGTCTATGGCGAACGAAGTGGACCGTTGTCGGAAACACTTGAACCGGTTCCGCTCTCCCCATATGGCATTACAAAGCTCACCGGCGAACATTTATGCCGCGTTTATTTTCGTGAGTTCGCCGTACCGGTCGTCATGTTGCGCTATTTCACCGTCTACGGTCCGCGCCAACGCCCGGACATGTCGTTTCACCGCTTCATCCGTCAGTTGCTCGCTGGACAACCGCTCACCGTGTTCGGCGACGGAACACAATCGCGTGATTTCACCTATATTTCTGACTGCGTTGCTGGAACGATCGCCGCACTCGAGCGGGATGACGTCATTGGAGAAACGATCAATATCGGCGGAAAAGAACGAGCATCAGTCAATGAGGTGATCCGGCTGCTTGAAAAGTTGACGGGAAAACATGCAAACATTCAGTATACCCCCGCCGCCCGCGGAGAGCCGAAACAAACGTGGGCCGACTTGACAAAAGCGGAGCGGCTGCTTGGGTACAAGCCAGTTGTCACGCTTGAGGACGGCCTACAAAAAGAGATCGAATACATCCGTTCGCTGTATGAGGGTGAGCATTCATGA
- a CDS encoding glycosyltransferase family 4 protein encodes MKIAYVCTEKLPAPAVRGGAVQMMIDGIAPLIARRHELTIFSITDPLLPSEEIDGNIRYIRFPKPTYEMDVARALAASKFDVVHVFNRPVPLIDYQAASPQSAFVLSLHNDMFSPLKMTAEQAKRALDACTLLTAVSEYIKQTVTDRYLVDPKKIKVIYSGVDLAQYIPVWTEEGRRIRQAEREAYGLTDKKVVLFLGRLSKTKGPHLLIQCLPSLLTRHPEAALVIAGGKWFSDNSRSEYIDWLHELASPMADRIIFTNYVPHNHIPKLLLIADVFVCSSQWHEPLARVHYEAMAAGIPVVTTNRGGNAEIVRHGETGFVIDDYQNPHAFFEAIDYMLVNKHEAETMAKNARALVEQQFQFHHVAKRFETVYIEACSSLSPDQ; translated from the coding sequence ATGAAAATCGCCTATGTCTGCACGGAAAAGCTGCCCGCTCCGGCAGTACGGGGCGGGGCCGTTCAAATGATGATCGATGGGATTGCTCCCTTGATCGCCCGCCGCCACGAGCTGACCATTTTTTCAATCACTGACCCGCTGTTGCCGTCTGAAGAGATAGACGGAAACATCCGCTACATCCGTTTTCCGAAGCCGACATATGAAATGGATGTGGCACGTGCGCTGGCCGCATCCAAATTTGATGTCGTCCACGTCTTCAACCGTCCTGTTCCACTCATCGATTACCAAGCGGCGTCTCCACAAAGCGCTTTTGTGCTAAGCCTTCATAACGACATGTTTTCACCGTTGAAAATGACAGCAGAGCAGGCGAAGCGAGCGCTAGACGCCTGCACCTTGCTGACCGCCGTCAGTGAATACATCAAACAGACGGTGACTGACCGGTACTTGGTGGACCCGAAAAAAATCAAAGTCATTTATTCGGGAGTCGACCTTGCCCAGTACATCCCCGTCTGGACGGAAGAAGGCAGGCGCATCCGCCAGGCGGAACGTGAAGCGTACGGACTCACCGATAAAAAAGTCGTTCTCTTTCTCGGCCGACTCAGCAAAACAAAAGGACCGCATTTGCTGATTCAATGCCTGCCCTCCCTTTTAACCCGCCATCCCGAGGCAGCGCTGGTTATTGCCGGTGGAAAATGGTTCAGCGACAACAGCCGGAGCGAATACATCGATTGGCTTCATGAATTGGCATCGCCAATGGCCGATCGTATCATCTTTACAAACTACGTCCCGCACAACCATATTCCAAAACTGCTTTTAATCGCCGATGTGTTTGTATGCAGCTCGCAATGGCACGAGCCGCTCGCCCGCGTCCATTATGAGGCGATGGCCGCTGGCATTCCGGTCGTGACGACCAACCGCGGCGGCAATGCCGAAATCGTCCGCCACGGCGAGACCGGCTTTGTCATCGATGACTACCAAAACCCGCACGCTTTTTTTGAAGCAATTGATTACATGCTTGTGAACAAACATGAAGCGGAAACCATGGCGAAAAACGCAAGAGCGCTCGTTGAACAGCAATTTCAATTCCACCATGTGGCTAAGCGCTTTGAAACGGTTTACATCGAAGCATGTTCCTCCCTTTCCCCAGACCAATAA
- a CDS encoding CotS family spore coat protein encodes MKDIIIEPWLVDETTHEFFVPEYIIQLAEEVLKNYDLSVQNMQIVTTKPDKGGAIWKLETKSGPKSLKLLHRRPTRSLFSLGAQEYLVEVRKARVPPIVKTKDGKSYVEAGGKLWFVAEWIEPLTPVTKDLEGARKLCYALGEFHRLSKGYVPPKQAEMASRLHKWPKNYEKMITKMSWFRNIAKYYPEMPASPPLLEVVDRFEEQARKGMERFLQSSYVEFVKQGTAHWGLVHQDYGWSNGQMGADGMWIIDLDGVAFDLPIRDLRKLISGTMADLYKWDATWVREMILAYHEANPITPELYELLMIDLAMPNEFYKNIKEVVYEPEIFLNEQTAQLIQTIVETDQSKWPVLAEIENDWKGMG; translated from the coding sequence ATGAAAGACATCATTATTGAACCATGGCTCGTCGATGAAACGACCCATGAATTTTTTGTCCCTGAGTATATTATCCAGCTGGCAGAGGAAGTGCTGAAAAACTACGATTTATCCGTTCAAAACATGCAAATCGTTACGACAAAACCGGACAAGGGAGGAGCGATTTGGAAGCTCGAAACGAAATCGGGCCCGAAAAGTTTGAAGCTGCTGCACAGGAGGCCGACAAGGAGCCTATTCAGCCTAGGAGCACAAGAATATTTAGTGGAAGTGCGCAAGGCAAGAGTGCCGCCAATTGTAAAAACAAAGGATGGAAAAAGTTATGTCGAGGCAGGAGGAAAACTATGGTTTGTGGCGGAATGGATTGAACCGTTGACGCCAGTTACAAAGGATTTGGAAGGAGCAAGAAAGCTTTGTTATGCCCTTGGCGAATTCCATCGCCTAAGCAAAGGATACGTCCCCCCGAAGCAGGCGGAAATGGCCTCGCGACTGCACAAGTGGCCAAAAAACTATGAAAAAATGATCACGAAAATGAGCTGGTTTCGGAACATTGCCAAATACTACCCTGAAATGCCGGCAAGCCCTCCGTTATTAGAGGTAGTTGACCGATTTGAAGAACAGGCGCGAAAAGGTATGGAACGATTCCTGCAATCCAGCTATGTCGAATTCGTCAAGCAAGGAACGGCTCATTGGGGGTTGGTTCACCAAGACTACGGTTGGTCCAACGGCCAAATGGGAGCGGACGGAATGTGGATTATTGATCTCGACGGAGTTGCCTTTGACCTTCCAATTCGTGATTTACGAAAACTCATTAGCGGCACCATGGCGGATTTATACAAATGGGATGCAACATGGGTGCGGGAAATGATTCTAGCATACCATGAAGCCAATCCCATAACGCCTGAATTATATGAGCTTTTGATGATTGATTTGGCCATGCCAAACGAATTTTACAAAAATATAAAAGAAGTCGTCTATGAACCGGAAATCTTTCTCAATGAACAAACAGCACAGTTAATTCAAACGATTGTCGAAACCGACCAGTCGAAGTGGCCTGTATTGGCAGAAATCGAAAATGACTGGAAAGGAATGGGATAA
- a CDS encoding glycosyltransferase family 4 protein: MRILMVCTEKLPVPPLLGGAIQTYISGILPHVSQFHDITVLGISDSSLPEQETIEGVHYVRVPGKVFEIYRENVVRYVEANQFDLIHIFNRPRLVLPVRQAAPAAKITLSMHNDMFQPEKIDPEEAAAAIAEVAYIVTVSDYIGNVIRSLYPQAAPKLRTIYSGVDSERFLPGNHPKMQKIRNDIRRAHGLENKTVILFAGRLSRNKGVDKLILALPELAKKFKNLALVIVGSNWFSENDITDYVAYVRALAKRMPVPVVTTGFVAPNEIQNWFAAADLFVCTSQWQEPLARVHYEAMAAGLPIVTTARGGNPEVIFANENGLIVENPEDPSDFADKIAQILSNPSLMKRMGEKGRQLAISIYHWERVASELLDVWKQAESTEQAVANEEQAAGMTIEPLKEKATEQRSLPAPRADAKEKVHSKKNPAASSDKTKKGKAKKERATSMEDTQQTAKRKEAAAKQTEPAKSAPSPKRTPTGGHIKPFTITSGSQQTLDASAKTHLNRNQAQAKHDTKHFTIASSH, encoded by the coding sequence ATGAGAATTTTGATGGTTTGTACAGAAAAACTCCCCGTTCCCCCTTTATTAGGCGGGGCCATTCAAACGTATATTTCCGGCATTCTTCCACATGTAAGCCAATTCCATGATATTACCGTTCTGGGCATCAGCGATTCGTCGCTTCCCGAGCAAGAAACGATCGAAGGCGTTCACTACGTGCGCGTACCGGGAAAAGTATTTGAAATATACCGGGAAAACGTTGTTCGTTATGTGGAAGCGAACCAGTTCGATCTCATCCACATCTTTAACCGGCCCCGTCTTGTCCTTCCGGTCCGACAGGCAGCACCCGCCGCCAAAATTACGTTAAGTATGCACAATGATATGTTTCAACCTGAAAAAATCGATCCGGAAGAAGCAGCAGCGGCCATCGCAGAAGTGGCCTACATCGTAACTGTGAGCGATTATATTGGCAATGTCATCCGCAGCCTATATCCGCAGGCAGCGCCAAAATTGCGCACCATTTATTCAGGGGTAGACAGCGAACGATTTTTGCCGGGAAATCATCCAAAAATGCAGAAAATACGCAACGACATTCGGCGGGCGCATGGGTTGGAAAACAAAACGGTCATCTTGTTCGCCGGAAGGCTGTCGCGCAATAAGGGAGTCGATAAACTCATTCTAGCATTGCCGGAGCTGGCAAAAAAATTTAAAAACTTAGCCCTGGTGATTGTCGGGAGCAACTGGTTTAGTGAAAATGACATTACTGATTATGTCGCCTATGTAAGAGCGTTGGCAAAACGAATGCCTGTCCCCGTTGTCACGACAGGGTTTGTCGCACCGAATGAAATCCAAAATTGGTTTGCGGCAGCCGATTTGTTTGTATGCACCTCGCAATGGCAGGAACCGTTGGCGCGCGTCCACTACGAGGCTATGGCAGCAGGACTTCCGATTGTAACGACCGCGAGAGGCGGCAATCCGGAAGTCATTTTCGCCAATGAAAACGGCCTTATCGTCGAAAATCCGGAAGACCCAAGTGATTTTGCCGACAAGATTGCCCAAATATTATCGAACCCATCCTTGATGAAAAGAATGGGAGAAAAAGGCCGGCAGCTTGCCATTTCGATCTATCATTGGGAACGAGTCGCTTCCGAGTTATTGGACGTTTGGAAGCAGGCAGAGAGCACAGAACAAGCTGTAGCAAATGAAGAACAAGCAGCCGGCATGACAATAGAACCGCTGAAAGAAAAGGCAACAGAACAACGGAGCCTGCCAGCCCCCAGAGCGGATGCAAAAGAAAAAGTCCACTCGAAAAAGAACCCGGCAGCGTCATCCGACAAAACAAAAAAGGGAAAAGCCAAAAAAGAGCGTGCCACATCAATGGAAGACACTCAACAAACAGCCAAACGAAAAGAAGCTGCGGCAAAGCAAACAGAACCCGCGAAAAGCGCTCCATCTCCTAAACGGACTCCGACCGGCGGCCACATAAAACCTTTTACGATTACAAGCGGCAGCCAGCAAACGCTGGACGCGTCGGCCAAAACGCATTTGAACCGCAATCAAGCTCAAGCGAAACATGATACCAAACATTTTACGATTGCCAGTTCACACTAA
- a CDS encoding CotO family spore coat protein gives MRKQNVVETEPLLYIVQPKAMRAAAHMQETFMWSSRLDEEQKNNADDEQDGEGELTTLFANKEFQLMTLDEQLAFLVELPDHLPPLKCQFVMKDKSYEGILKKYTATELTIADERGNETVIGRAQLLAVTMIGFVQ, from the coding sequence GTGCGGAAACAAAACGTTGTAGAGACGGAGCCGTTGCTTTACATTGTGCAGCCAAAAGCGATGCGGGCGGCGGCGCATATGCAAGAAACGTTTATGTGGAGCAGTCGGTTGGACGAAGAGCAAAAAAACAACGCCGACGATGAGCAGGACGGAGAAGGGGAATTGACAACGCTTTTCGCCAACAAGGAGTTCCAGTTGATGACGCTGGATGAGCAGTTGGCCTTTTTGGTGGAGCTGCCCGACCATTTGCCGCCGCTGAAATGCCAATTTGTGATGAAAGATAAGAGCTATGAAGGCATATTAAAGAAGTATACGGCGACCGAGTTGACGATCGCCGATGAACGAGGAAACGAAACGGTCATCGGGCGCGCGCAGCTTCTTGCGGTGACGATGATCGGGTTTGTGCAGTAA
- the fabI gene encoding enoyl-ACP reductase FabI — protein sequence MVLSLEGRTYVVMGVANKRSIAWGIARSLHAAGARLVFTYAGERFEKEVRSLVDTLGDERSLLLPCDVAKDEDIVQCFAQIKEQVGVIHGVAHCIAYANKEDLSGEYMNVSREGFLLAHNISAYSLTAVAREAKELMTEGGSIVTLTYLGGERVVQNYNIMGVAKASLDASVKYLANDLGKYGIRVNAISAGPIRTLSAKGVSDFNSILKQIEERAPLRRTTTQEEVGDAALFLFSDLSRGITGEIIHVDSGYHILGY from the coding sequence ATGGTTCTATCATTGGAAGGACGTACATATGTCGTGATGGGGGTGGCGAACAAGCGGAGCATCGCCTGGGGCATCGCCCGTTCGCTTCATGCTGCCGGCGCCCGCCTTGTGTTTACGTATGCCGGAGAACGGTTTGAAAAAGAGGTGCGGTCGCTTGTCGATACGCTCGGAGACGAACGTTCGCTTCTATTGCCGTGCGATGTGGCCAAAGATGAAGACATCGTTCAATGTTTCGCGCAAATCAAAGAACAAGTCGGCGTCATCCACGGCGTCGCTCATTGCATCGCCTACGCCAATAAAGAAGATTTGAGCGGGGAATATATGAACGTCAGCCGCGAAGGCTTTTTGCTCGCCCACAATATCAGCGCGTATTCGCTCACCGCGGTGGCGCGCGAGGCGAAAGAGCTGATGACCGAAGGCGGCAGCATCGTCACCCTCACGTACTTAGGCGGCGAGCGCGTCGTGCAAAATTATAACATCATGGGCGTGGCGAAAGCGTCGTTGGATGCGAGCGTGAAATATTTGGCGAACGATTTAGGCAAATACGGCATCCGCGTCAATGCCATTTCCGCCGGACCGATTCGCACGCTGTCGGCCAAAGGCGTGAGCGATTTCAATTCGATTTTAAAGCAAATCGAAGAACGCGCCCCGCTCCGCCGGACGACGACCCAAGAAGAGGTCGGCGATGCGGCGCTGTTTTTGTTCAGCGACTTGTCGCGCGGCATCACCGGGGAAATTATTCACGTCGACTCTGGATACCATATTTTAGGATATTAA